ACCGCGGGACTCGGCGAGACGGGACCGGCGGAGCGGTGGGACGACCCGCCCGAGGGTGCGCTGGCACCACTCGGCGGCGAACCGGCCGACGGCGAGGAGCCCGAAGCGACGGACGAGACCGAGACCGCGTCGGAACCCGACGACGACCCGGAGGGAAGCGTCGCCTGGCGCTCGTCGTCGCTGGCGGCACACCTCGACGAGCGCGGCGACGACGAACCCCTGGCCGTCGCCCGGTACAGTCCAACCGGTTCGCCCGCACCTGTCGAGACGCTCCCGGGGTTCGCCGGGCACGACGTGCTCGGTAGCGCGGTCGACGAGCTGACGGCCGCCCTCGCGACGCTCCGGGGCAGGGCGTGGGACACCGCCGGCGACCGGCGGACCGACGCCAGGCGGGCGCTCCGGGCCAGCGTCGGAACCGGTGGCACCGTCGTCTCGTTGCCGACCCGCGACCGCAAGCAGAGCGAGGTCCGGGCGACGTGGCTGGTCGACGTGAGCCGGTCCGTGCTGGACACGCTGGACCGCGGCTTCCTGCTCGACGTGCTGGGTCGGAGCCGGGCCGCCTGGCGCGACTGCCGCGTGTTCTTCTTCGACGAGGGTGTCCGAGAGGTCACGTCGGCGTTCGAGGACGGCACCGCCGAGGGGGCGGCCGAGGCGCTGGCCGACGCGGAAGCGGAGTGGGGCGGCGGCACCAGAATCGGGGGGTCGCTCGCGGAACTGCGAACGCGGACGCCGGACGCGGTGGACAACCGCACCGTCGTCTTCGTCGTCAGCGACGGCCTGGAGATGGGCGACCTGTCGGCGCTGGAGCGCGAGCTCGCGTGGCTCTCCTCGCGCGCCGTGGCCGTCGTCTGGTGCAACCCGCTCGCCGCCGCGCCGGGCTTCGAGCCGACCGCAGGGGGGATGGCCGCCGCGCTCCCGTTCGTCGCCGGACCGTTCGCGTTCGCCGGCCCCGACGACGTGACCGAGCTCGCGCGCCAGCTCCGGGCCCAGGGGCCGGGCGGTCGCGTCGGCTACGAGTACGACCCGCGGCGGAAGGACGCCTGAGCGGCGTGGAACGGCTCGCGGCGTCACGGCCGTTCCAAAACGGGTTAGACGGCGGCGCACCGAGGACGGGTATGGACCGCGACCGGTACGTCACGCTCGCGCTCGTCGCCTTCGGGCTCGTCCTCGTGGGGTTCGTACTGCTCGGCTTCGGGCGCATCTTCCTCGGCTACCACACCGCGCAGCTGCTGTCGGCCCCGTTCGGGCTGACGGGCTTCGCGCTCGTCGTCGTCCTCTTCATCGACGGGATCCGCACGGTCGCCCGGGGACGCGCGGGCGACTGAACGACGGACGGACCGAACGCAACCGTTTTTCGCGCCCCGTCCGAAGCGGGTTCCATGAACGTACGAGCAGTCGCCGACCTCGGACCCGGCGAGCGACGCGCCTTCTTCGAGCGCGACGCGGGCGTCGACGCGGTCCGGAGCGACGTGGCCGACATCGTCGACCGGGTGCGCGAGGAGGGCGACGTGGCGGTCCGTGAGTTCTGCGCTGAGTTCGACGACGTACAGGTCGCCAACCTGGACGTGACGGACGAGTGCGAGCGCGCCTACGAGGCCATCGACGACGACGTGCGCGAGGCCGTCGAGACGGCGGCCGAGAACGTCCGCGAGTTC
The sequence above is drawn from the Haloarchaeobius salinus genome and encodes:
- a CDS encoding VWA domain-containing protein; the encoded protein is MTDESDAGRTDPTDGETVVRATEHVRDELVRFARALRRAGASVPANAATTAARGLVVVGFADEDRARAATRAALVTDPRDVDEFERLFPEFWRRLTAGLGETGPAERWDDPPEGALAPLGGEPADGEEPEATDETETASEPDDDPEGSVAWRSSSLAAHLDERGDDEPLAVARYSPTGSPAPVETLPGFAGHDVLGSAVDELTAALATLRGRAWDTAGDRRTDARRALRASVGTGGTVVSLPTRDRKQSEVRATWLVDVSRSVLDTLDRGFLLDVLGRSRAAWRDCRVFFFDEGVREVTSAFEDGTAEGAAEALADAEAEWGGGTRIGGSLAELRTRTPDAVDNRTVVFVVSDGLEMGDLSALERELAWLSSRAVAVVWCNPLAAAPGFEPTAGGMAAALPFVAGPFAFAGPDDVTELARQLRAQGPGGRVGYEYDPRRKDA